A stretch of DNA from Methylomicrobium lacus LW14:
GAGTCTTATGAAAAAGTCATGCAGTCTGTTGCCGGCAGTGATCCTCTTGTCCAGTTGCGGCGGTTCGAATAATCCGCCATCCCCTCCGGTCCCAACCGAACCCGCCATCACCGCTTGTTCCGCTGACGGCGGCGAAGAAGAAAGCGTTTATCGTCCCTTGGATCAGCAGGAGCTGTTGTCCGGCATCATGGCCGGAAAGGGCGAGGAAGTTTTTCACGATGCGTTTGAACATGGCGATCTGATCTTCGGTACGAAATTTACCCTGGGGCAAGGCGGCGGCGCCTTTATCGGCAGTAACGAGCCGTCTCACTATACACGCATACCGCGCGCCGATTTGAATGCGCCGGGAGAATGGGGCGATATGACGCGTGATGTGATGCGGCCGACCGGTCCCAATGCGCAGTCTTGTGGTTCCTGCCATAGTCAGCCGATCGATGACGGCGCAGGTCCAACTTCCGCCAACGTGCATCGTATCCCGCAGTTGGAACATCCCGATCTGACGATTCAACGTAATACGCCGCATGTGTTCGGTCTCGGCGCCTTGCAGCGTTTGGCTGAAGAAATGACGGATGAAATAAGGGATGCCATACCCAAAGCTAAAGCGGAAGCCTGTGCCCAAAAAACCGAAGTTACCAAAGATTTTTCGGCCAAAGGCGTGAAGTTTGGGCAGGTCACTGTAACCTGCGAAAGTGGAACGGCAGAGATTGTTGGGCAGAAATCGAAGCTTGAAGGCGTCTCGCCGGACGGCGTGGTGCGTCCCTATGAATGGAAGAAAAATGTCGCCTTTTTACGGGATTTCATGCGCCATGCCGGCAATAATGAAATCGGCATGCAGGGTGTCGAATTGGTCGGCAAAGATGTCGATGAAGATCATGACGGCCCTAAAAATGAACTCAGCGTCGGCGACATGACCGCGTTTACGATCTACATGGCGGCGCAGCCGCGCCCGGTGACCAAGATCGAGCTTGACGACCTGGGCATCCTGGCCGCCAACAAGCAGAAACTGAAACCCGAAGAGCGCACCCAAATCCAGAACGGCGAAAAATTGTTCGATTCGATCGGCTGCACCGCATGCCACAAAAAGGAATTGGCGCTGGACAGCAGTGTGTTTTATGAACCCAGCAATTCGCTTTATCACCGCGACGATAAAAAACTCTTCAAGACCAAAGGTCAGGTGCAGGTCGATTTGGAAGCCGAGGGCGTGAAACCGGAGCATCCGGTCAAATTTGATTTGGCCAAGGATCTGCCGGATAACCGATTTTGCAAAGGGACCCAGGAAACTTTGCTCGGTGCGTTCGAAAAACGAAACGGCAAGACCGTCGTGCGCTTATACGGCGATTTGAAGAGGCACTGGATGGGCGATGAGCTGTCCGAACGCGTCGATGAATTGGAAGATCCGAAGGAATACGGCAACGGCCATATGAGTCTCGTGAACTACGATCCGGTCAATGCGATCCTGCCGCAAGCGTCTTACGGAGATTACGATGTCGAAAAAGGCAAGGCGACATTTGGTACACGGGAACTGTGGGGCGTCGCCTGCACCGGTCCTTGGCTGCATGACGGCCGCGCGACGACCTTGAGGGAAGCCGTTAATTGGCACCATGGCGACT
This window harbors:
- a CDS encoding di-heme oxidoredictase family protein, which codes for MKKSCSLLPAVILLSSCGGSNNPPSPPVPTEPAITACSADGGEEESVYRPLDQQELLSGIMAGKGEEVFHDAFEHGDLIFGTKFTLGQGGGAFIGSNEPSHYTRIPRADLNAPGEWGDMTRDVMRPTGPNAQSCGSCHSQPIDDGAGPTSANVHRIPQLEHPDLTIQRNTPHVFGLGALQRLAEEMTDEIRDAIPKAKAEACAQKTEVTKDFSAKGVKFGQVTVTCESGTAEIVGQKSKLEGVSPDGVVRPYEWKKNVAFLRDFMRHAGNNEIGMQGVELVGKDVDEDHDGPKNELSVGDMTAFTIYMAAQPRPVTKIELDDLGILAANKQKLKPEERTQIQNGEKLFDSIGCTACHKKELALDSSVFYEPSNSLYHRDDKKLFKTKGQVQVDLEAEGVKPEHPVKFDLAKDLPDNRFCKGTQETLLGAFEKRNGKTVVRLYGDLKRHWMGDELSERVDELEDPKEYGNGHMSLVNYDPVNAILPQASYGDYDVEKGKATFGTRELWGVACTGPWLHDGRATTLREAVNWHHGDSNDSRNNFNKLTKSEQKDVLAFLGNLVLYVNQAKNGETPDPLSEECEVKDEDKS